Part of the Sphaerochaeta associata genome is shown below.
TGTGCAGCACGATGCCGATGAGATAGAACGGGAGGAGCAGGAAAAGAATCAGCTTTTCTGTTTTGCTGAGAATCTGCATGGCAGGGCGACTCCTAGGGTGTGGGCTATGCCCTTTCTCAGGATCCTCGCCTTCGGCGGCTTGATCCGCTTCTTATAGACGATGAAAGGATCCTTGGCTATCTGCTGTGCGGTCCAGCAGTACATGTCCGCTGCGGTCATAATCGGGATGCGATACCGCCTGGGAATAAAACGATACCCCTTCTGTGCCTCTTTCTGCCACCGTTGATACCGTTTGAGCTCTTCCCTGATGAAAGCTGCAAACTGCTTCTCATGCGTTTGGACGTAGGATTGTTCCAAGGAGGCAAGACCGCTTGATCCAAGAGGCAGGTAGCGCCTTCCGATTGCAAGATCCTCCTTGATGTCCCTGATGAAATTAATGTACTGCATCGCCCGTCCCAGCATTGCTGCATAGCCGAAGGCCTCTTCACTCAGGTCCATGATCCTGGCCATGTAGAGACCGATGACCTCGGCCGAGCCGTAGATATAGGTGAGCACCTCGTCCAAGGTTTCACAGGTGGAGCTTGAAAGATCGTGTTCCATGGAGTCCAAAAACGCCTCGGTCCAGGCTGGGTCGAACTGCTTGCGTCTCTGAAGTTCCAAAAAGGCATCGATAATTACGTCACCGCTCGCTTTGCCTGACCTAAGAGCCTCTGTGTATGTCCTCCGAAAGGCGTGAAAAGCCGTCGGGTCGACCGGCTGGTCGTCCACCAGGTTGTCAGCCACTCTGACAAACCCGTACAATGCATAGACATCCCTGCGCACCGCAGGGGGAAAGAAACGGGAACTGAAGTAATAGGTCTTGCTCCCGCTTCTGAAAATTTGTTCATGTTTCTCAGCGACCATAGGTTTCTTGGATTTCCTTAGCAATCAATTCACTTGCAATGAGCACCATCGGGACTCCTACGCCCGGATGGGTATATTGGCCTGTATAGTACAGATTCGGTATCTGCTTGGCTTGGTGTCTGGGGCGGAACACCGCCGTTTGGAACAGCGTGTGACTCAGGCCCAAGGCCGTGCCCTTGTAGGCATGGTAGTCTTGGATGAAATCACGATGGGTGTACAGCCGCTTCACCAAAACATCCTTTCCCAAATCCTCACCGGTGACCTTCTTCACATGTTCAACCATTTTTGCAAAGTATGCCTCGCGCTGCTCGTCGGTATCAGCGAGTCCGGGAGCGACGGGAACAAGGAGAAAGACGTTCTCGCACCCCTGGGGTGCAGAGCTTGGGTCGGTTTTAGTTATGCAGCTGAGGTAGAAGCAGGGATCTTGGTCCGGCCATGCAGGCCGCTTGAAAATATCATCGAAATGACCGTTCCAATCCTTGGCGAAGTAAAGATTGTGATGCTCAAGACCCTTGAGTTCACGACCGATGCCAAGGTAGGCGATGAACATGGATGGTGCCACCACCCGCTTCTCCCAATACGTGTCGGAGTAGGTTCTTTCCTCTTTCTTGATCAATGAAGTTTCTGTGTGGTGGTAGTCAGCCGAACTGACAATGACATCGGCTGCAAAGTAGCCTTTGTTCGTTTGTACCCCGACGGCTTTCCCATCCTTGGTGACAATATTGGTCACCTCGGTATCGGTGAGCAGTTTTACTCCGAGCTCCTTGCAAAGGTTGGCAAACCCTTCGGCCGCCCCGGCCATGCCTTTCTCGGGGAAGAACACACCGAGCTTGAGGTCGACATGGCTCATGATCGAGTAGATGGCGGGAGCCTGGGAGGGATTGGTACCCAAGAACACCATGGCATACTCGAGGATCTGCTTGGCCCTGCGGTCCTGCACATAGCCTGAGACGAAGGAGTCGAGCTTGCCGAGTACACCAAGTTTCAGGCCTTCGGTCATCAGGCGTCGGTTGAAGAACTGACCTATATGCTTGTAGTCGCGATAGAGAAAATCCTCCATCGCAACCTCATACTTGTAGGTCGACTGCTCCATGTAGGCTTTCAGGGCTTCACCGCCACCCTTTTCAAAGGATTCGAAAAGTTCGATGTTCTTGTCGAAATCCGGGGTAAGCTCAACATCTCCCTGTTCACCGAAGAACACCTTGTAGTAGGGGTCCAGCGGCTTGAGTTTGAAGTACGATTCCCGCTTTTTCCCAAAGAGCGAGAAGTAGCGTTCGAACACCTCGGGCATGAGATACCATGACGGGCCCATGTCGAAGGTGAACCCGTCCTTATGCCAATAACGGGCACGGCCACCGAGCAACTCGTTCTTCTCAATCACCGTAACGGTGCATCCATCCCGTGCAAGCAAGGCTGCAGCGCTCAGGCCGCCGAAGCCTCCGCCAATGACTATCGCTTGTTTTCCCATAGGCAAATCCTATGGTGTTTACCAAGGAAAATCAAGGAAATAGCGCACCGCCATACTTAAAAAGAATCATTCCGAATAAGAAGTATCAATGCGTTTCTTCCTCCC
Proteins encoded:
- a CDS encoding phytoene/squalene synthase family protein, with amino-acid sequence MVAEKHEQIFRSGSKTYYFSSRFFPPAVRRDVYALYGFVRVADNLVDDQPVDPTAFHAFRRTYTEALRSGKASGDVIIDAFLELQRRKQFDPAWTEAFLDSMEHDLSSSTCETLDEVLTYIYGSAEVIGLYMARIMDLSEEAFGYAAMLGRAMQYINFIRDIKEDLAIGRRYLPLGSSGLASLEQSYVQTHEKQFAAFIREELKRYQRWQKEAQKGYRFIPRRYRIPIMTAADMYCWTAQQIAKDPFIVYKKRIKPPKARILRKGIAHTLGVALPCRFSAKQKS
- a CDS encoding phytoene desaturase family protein, translating into MGKQAIVIGGGFGGLSAAALLARDGCTVTVIEKNELLGGRARYWHKDGFTFDMGPSWYLMPEVFERYFSLFGKKRESYFKLKPLDPYYKVFFGEQGDVELTPDFDKNIELFESFEKGGGEALKAYMEQSTYKYEVAMEDFLYRDYKHIGQFFNRRLMTEGLKLGVLGKLDSFVSGYVQDRRAKQILEYAMVFLGTNPSQAPAIYSIMSHVDLKLGVFFPEKGMAGAAEGFANLCKELGVKLLTDTEVTNIVTKDGKAVGVQTNKGYFAADVIVSSADYHHTETSLIKKEERTYSDTYWEKRVVAPSMFIAYLGIGRELKGLEHHNLYFAKDWNGHFDDIFKRPAWPDQDPCFYLSCITKTDPSSAPQGCENVFLLVPVAPGLADTDEQREAYFAKMVEHVKKVTGEDLGKDVLVKRLYTHRDFIQDYHAYKGTALGLSHTLFQTAVFRPRHQAKQIPNLYYTGQYTHPGVGVPMVLIASELIAKEIQETYGR